DNA sequence from the Methanolobus psychrophilus R15 genome:
GAAGCCACATGCCTTTTGAATGAAACAGGTTTCAACCAGTAATCTGCATGGGAGTTCGATAACCTTCAGCTCCCGCGCAATCCTGAAGCACCGATGATTCCTGCGCTTATCATGATGTCACTACATGTTTATTATGAGCTACTGAGGAAGCCATGATTGCAGCACTATAATGGTTGCGCTTTGGCACTGTGAGAGAAAGAGAGGAGATTGTTTAGGGTGATTGTTTGCCGACTACCCATAATAAAGGAAAAGGGCATTGTTAATTAAGTATAGTTAGTTCATTATTTCTATACTTCATCAAAAGAAGAACAGAGTATTTTAGCATTTCAAGACTCTTAGTATAACATTTTGTTTTTCTTCGTAATCTTGCCAGAAAGTGCCTGAATATGCTGTTATATCCTTCCACTGTATAGGTTTCTGCTTTTGATCGTGTATGAACCTCATCTGGAAGAAACTCTGCATATGCTTTCCAGTTATCGGTCATCACTTTCCCTATCTCTTTCTTCTCTAGTTTCTCCCAGAGCTTTTGTCCTGTTTTGGTTCCCCTGCTACCAAAAGAGCAGTTGATGAATTTTTTCCCAGCTCTATCAACAGCAATCCAGATCCAACAATATTTTTTTTGTTTCCAATATAAGTATGCATTTCGTCTAATTCAACGATCTCTATCTCGTTTTCGCTTTTTAGATCCTCTAATTCCTGTCCGAATGTCTTTATCCAATTTTGAACCGAAACATGACTTACTCCTAAAAAACGTCCTATTGAACGAAATCCCAATCCTTCAAGGTATAGCTGTAAAGCTTGTCTTTTAACGGAGGGAGGAGAGGCAGTAGACTTAAGTTCTACTGTATAATTGTATCTACATTCATGGCATTGATAGCGTTGGAGTCCATTGATTTTACCGTTCTTTTTGTTATTAAAGCTATTGCACTTGGGACAATTCACGCTTTATGTGTAGGCAATCATAATATATAACTATATATACTTACCAATGCCAGGAAAAGTAGTATCTTGATTGATCAAAGATTGGGGATTGCTGAAGACCATCTGTGTCAACTGGCGGATTCTGAATAGCTGATACATTGACCAGAGAAGTTGCAAACAACGCATTCGTCATTCTGCAACTCCTGATCTTTTGTAGAGTGCAGTGTTCAAACCACTTAGGTCTGAGTTTCTTATCCAATGTAGTATGTAACCTGTACTGACATTGAAACGGTAGACTCGCCAGGCTGAATTGGAGTAGAACCTGCTCCTGAGTCCTTTGCTTCTTCTATCATTGCGTAGTACATTCTGGGGGCGCCATTCTCACTTATAGATGATGTCTGCACACCAGTTATCTCAACACCCAGGCTTCCGGCAAGCATATCGGCTTTTGATGCCGCATCAGCAACTGCTGCATTTACAAGCTCTTCACGAAGCTTTTTTTGCATATCATTTGAAACTGAGAAGGAAATGCTTCCTATCTGATTGGCTCCGGCAGCCGTGGACCTGTCGATGATATCACCTAGCTTATCGAGATTTGTGGTTGTGATCTGCACGTTATTGGAAGCTGAGTACCCGACAATAACTGGCTTGCCATCGTAGTTGTATTCAGGATACACGGAAACATAGGATGTCTGGATTTCTTTGTCCTGCAATCCAAGAGCTTTTAGCTCTCTGATAACAGCGCTCATCAAGGCCGCATTCTCATCGGCAGCTCCCTTTGCTGTTGAGTTCTGGACCACAACACCAATACTCAATGTTGCGGTATCAGGCACAACTTTTTGTTCAGCGTACCCGTTCATGGAAATAGTATTTGCTGGATCCTTTTCAGATGCGTTCTGTGAAACAGCGTATATCGCTACTGACATCAGCACCAGAACAATTGAAAGTGCAATGATAACATAATAAGATTTATTTTCTTGTGACATTTTCACATTCTCCTTGTCAATGCTTTGTTAATTGACAAATATAGCCAATTTTGACAAATCATAAAAGGACCTGCACATATTAAATAATTGTCTAAACTTCAACTACGTTTGCAGTTATGAAAGTAACAAGATACTGAAGGCAAACAATACACAAATTAAGGCTCTGTAGAAATCCGATTCAAATCAACATCCTCTGTCCACAAAAGCCAACCTGATCTCACATGAAATGGAAAATGTCAGCAATTACAAAAATAGAATCCGATGGTCGGCTGAACCATCCTTTAATTGTTATTTGACTTCGATTACATAAAACCGAACAACTGCGACACTTTCACTACTACATTCGCGACGGTGTACTTGACAGTATTTACAAAGCCCACGGGTTCGATCACTATCTCTCCGTTGTCTTTTGCAGCAATGAACTCTTGCAGTGGGTTCTGTGAATTAAGGATTGTTCTTACTGTAGCTTCATTTGCTCCTACGACCATCGTTGCATCGAATTCGGTATTTTCATCAACTGCTTCAAATGTAGTGATATACGCGTCTTCAGTGATTGCTTTAATGTATCTCTCTTCTCCGTCATCGGTAACAATTACCAGCTGGATGACCTCGTTCCCCAGGAGGGATTTCAGGTAAGAAGGTACATATTCGGCGTTCTGGTTATATTCGTTAACCTTATTATCGAGATCATTGACAATATCAGCGCTTGCCACCGGAATAAAGACCGTTAGCAGCAACATTAATGTAACTAATATCTTTTTCATCCACTTCCTCCGTTTGAACTTCTTATTTCTAATTCCACGGCTCTGTGAAAACTATCAGAAGCAATACCAACTGAACAGGACCAACGAGTATTTCAACACCATACAATGGCATTTCAATAACTGTCTTCTTTTATCCTGATGCAAGTACAGACGTTTTTACAGGCACAGAAGTGTTCTTGAAGCACTTCTTAGTGCAGATATGAGATAATGGCAATTATATCTTTTGCTTTAATTAAAAATATAAATAGAAGTGGATATAAACTAATATTCAAAAGAAGATGAATTAAAAGCGTATTCTACAATATCTGGAAGCAGCATCGATGGTGATGAAGATGCTGCTTCTGATGGATACCTATTCTTTTACTTCTTGAATCTCATCTCCGTTTGATCTGATGATAATTAAAAAATAAATATTGTTATATTAAGCAATTATGGCCCTTTCACCACCTGAGAACAGTAGAGATTCCGAAGTATATAAGTAATCAATACTTAAAAGGGATAATTCAAAATTTATGACATAATGCAGAAACATTTATATTGTTCACAAGATTTCTTAAAGTTAGATTCATGGTGAAAAAAATGAGGATGAAAACTCTGCTCAAGATCTGGATTGGCTTCTTGCTGATATTAATAGTTTCAACCGGCATGCTGTCCCTCTGGTGGGAAGAAAAGAAGCTGGAAGCATATAATAATACGTTCATGGGGAGCTATGTCTACGACATTCAAATAACAACAGACTTACCCCTGAATAACATAACTCTCTATGTTCCTCTCCCATGGGTCAATAATACATCTACTGTAAGTCAAAGCATAATGAATATCACCAATGGTCAGAATCCCGCGTGGGAATATACACTTGTCAAAACAGAACACGGACCTATGCTTTCCATGAGAACGGAGAGAATCGAACCGAAATTTGCATTGCGGGGAGAAGGGCCGGATACATATTCGAGGCCTGTGATCTTAGCAACGACGGTCTTCTTCAACGACACTATCAACACAAAAAACCCTGTAGGCAATGCCGAAGTCCTTATGCCTAGGTACAATAGCGCCAACCTGGGTGCGATTACCAGTTATAGAAATGCAATTTCGTACAGGTACGACAGCATTATTTATGCTCACTACGAAACTTCCCCGGATGCAAGAGTTAGTATTGCAGTCAGACTGGATGCTCAAAATGAATGGTGGATTGGAGGATGGCAGTCAAACAGTTATCGGGAATTAATTATAACTGAATTATCCGGACCCCAGAATGGATGGATTATCGTAAATGGTGAGCTTGTCACCGGGGAAGGCACATATCTGGAAGAGTGATGTAATGATACCAAAAAGCACAATCATGAGAGTATTGATAGTTCTCTTATCAGTCTGTTTCTTAATGTCAATTACAGTTGGCGCTGACCAATCCGCCTCATTACCTGATTATGGTCCCCAGGTATTCGAGAGAGCAAAGCAAGACCCATGGTTCATCGATGCCAAGGGAACGATGCCTGTCATTACCGACGAAGGAGAAAAGAGGGAGTGGCTAAATCTGCTTGGCAAGTGTCTTGGCAGTAACAGGAACATGCATCAATATTCCAAAGAACTCGGAGGCCCTATGATCAGCTACGGGATATACATTGAGGGATATGCATCTGTCGAACTTGACCGGGATAACCCCGAGAAAGTAAACCAGTCACTAATTGACGAGATGTACCAGATAATTGATGCTAGCTGCAAGCAGGAAGGTATAAACGATGTACCTGTGGTCTTCAGATGGGGAGAAACTCCTCAAGAAGACATCGCAGAAGCTCAAATCCCCGGCTTTACCTTACCAATGCTCTTTTTAGTGTTTTTGTTTGCAGCTAGAAGCAAACTCTAATCTTTGTCATTAAAAAAGATAGACACAAATGTAAAAAGAATCCGTATCTATGTGATAAGCACTATCCTAGATTTTCCATTCCACGTGCAGACTCTCTTTACCTCAGGTGATTGCAGACCATCTGCCTGTAAATGGCCAATCAAGCGCCTACTTCATAGATGGCCTATCAAAGAAAATATTCTTCCCCCTGACGCTCAGCGGCAGTGCCATAGCCACATCTGCATCCATCATCTCAAAATAACACGCCGCAGCCCCTGCGCTGTACATTATCCTGTTATCGATGCACAGGTCCTTTGCCTTTGATGCCGCGCAGCCAACTGCGATTCCCAGGTCCAGATACTTGATCATGCAATGAGGACCGGAGAACTCCTTTTTCACTTTTTTGGTCTCAAGCATGCCCTTGCATGTCTCAAAGCCGCATGCGCCACAATCAAGGCCGGATGCGCCGGAAGACTTGAGGCCGATGAGGACAACAGCGTCAGAATCCCTGACGTTCTTAGCATCACGCAGCAGGAACTTCATTCCCTTGATGTCGCTCAGCTCTTCCATCTTATTTGCAAGCTCGTCACGGTCCTTGCCATCCAGGAGACAGGTCACGATGTCATCGATACCCTTCCCTTTTGGTGCTGTCCTTGCAGCTACAAGGATGGTCTTTGCAAGCGATTCAATGATTTCGATTTCTGGATTGAGTTTCATGGGAAAAGGAAGGCGGCAATCCTATTTAGTTATTAGTTCCCCTGATTTGCCTTGCAGCTTCCCTATGCATTTCCCTTCACAGGTTTATGGGCTTTTGCCCCTGCTGTGCTTTCTTCTCGAAGTTGATGCCTTCATTCCCCAGGACCTTGCTGATAGAGCTTTCAATTATCCCTGAAAGCTTATCCGGGGGCACAAGGGTCACAGCAGAAAGTAACTTCAGGTGCTGTTCGTCATCCCCGGTCTCATCCAGTATTTCCACAAATGGTTCTCCATGCGCCGATGTAAGATTTGCCTTGATGAGTCCTTCCCTGAACTTAAGGGTCATCTTCACATGACCAATGAACTCGGGGTTGATCTCCATCAACCGGGATTTGATTTCCTCCAGAAGATGCACAAGCATGGAAGTGATCCTGTCTGAATGCAGTTTGTCAGCCCGCAGGGAGTACTCTCCTGAATAGCTGCCAACCCCTGACATTTCAATGGAGTTCAGGTCGGCTCCTGTGTGTTCCGCCTCGCTCTCCCCTGCAAGCAGATCTATGAACATGCGGAACTTGTCATCCATTTTCTTTGCAGAAAACTCGATCACCAGTGCATCGGGATTAAGCTGCATGACGGTCCTGGTTACCGAAGCCACGGTTTGCGCATCCACAAGGTCGATCTTGTTAATGCATACTATTTCCGATTCCTTTATCTGGTTGGCTATGAATACCGGCACCTGGCTGATTTCCATGTTTATCCTGCTGGCATCCACCAGGGAAACTACTGGTGAGAAGGAAAGATCCTCAACATCCATAAGCTCGATGTGCTCCTTTATCTGCATGGGGAAAGCTATGCCTGTAGGCTCTATTATGACAATATCGGGATTATACTCTTCCACAAGTGTCTGCAGGGTATATTCCATGCTGATGCGCAGGGAACAGCAGATGCAGCCGCTTGTGAGCTCCTTTGTGACCAGACCGCTGCCTGATATGGTCTCGCCGTCCACACCAACCTCGCCGATCTCATTGACAATTATGGCTATCTTGTGGCCTTTCTCCACAAGGTGCCTGCCAAGACTCCGCAAAGTTGTCGTTTTCCCGCTTCCAAGGAAGCCACCTATGATCATCACTTTCATCTATTCACCTGTCCAGTACAAAAAGAAAATTGCGGGAACATGTATATGGATTTTGGTTACACCTGCCTCCGGTTTCACTCCTGAGGCAGCAGCACATGGAAAGTGCTTCCTTTCCCTTCCTCGCTCTCAACCCATATCTTCCCTTTATGATCCTCTACTATCATCTTGCATATATACAGGCCAAGCCCTGTCCCACCGTATCTTCTTTTGATGGAGGAGTCAACCTGGTAGAACCTTCCAAAGAGATTGGGGATCTTATCTGTGGGGATGCCAATACCCGAATCACTGACGTATACATGAATCTTATCATTATCTACCAAGGCACCCACTTCTACCTTTCCTCCCGTGGGAGTGAACTTGATGGCATTATCAAGCAGGTTTACTATTACATCGACAAGCTTATCCCGGTCTCCCCTGATAAGAGGCAGGTCTTCTCCCAGGTTCTTTTCAAAAGTGATGTCCTTCTTTTCAGCCTGCAGTGCAAGATCCTGTATGGAATTATCGATAATGGAAGTTATTGGCACCATGGAGAAAGAATATGTGAGCTTGCCTGCCTGCGCCCTGCTGATGTAGAGAAGAGAATCCACCAGCTTACGGAGCCTTTCGGAATTGCGGATAACCGTATCCACCGCTTTTTTCTGCTGGTCGTTCACAGAACCCAGGGTTCCGTCAGATATCAACTGGCTGTATCCCTGGATAGAAGTTAGAGGGGTCTTGAACTCATGGCTCACATTTGACAGGAATTCATCCTTCATCCTGTCAAG
Encoded proteins:
- a CDS encoding cobalamin synthesis protein, P47K, which translates into the protein MKVMIIGGFLGSGKTTTLRSLGRHLVEKGHKIAIIVNEIGEVGVDGETISGSGLVTKELTSGCICCSLRISMEYTLQTLVEEYNPDIVIIEPTGIAFPMQIKEHIELMDVEDLSFSPVVSLVDASRINMEISQVPVFIANQIKESEIVCINKIDLVDAQTVASVTRTVMQLNPDALVIEFSAKKMDDKFRMFIDLLAGESEAEHTGADLNSIEMSGVGSYSGEYSLRADKLHSDRITSMLVHLLEEIKSRLMEINPEFIGHVKMTLKFREGLIKANLTSAHGEPFVEILDETGDDEQHLKLLSAVTLVPPDKLSGIIESSISKVLGNEGINFEKKAQQGQKPINL
- a CDS encoding outer membrane protein, producing the protein MSQENKSYYVIIALSIVLVLMSVAIYAVSQNASEKDPANTISMNGYAEQKVVPDTATLSIGVVVQNSTAKGAADENAALMSAVIRELKALGLQDKEIQTSYVSVYPEYNYDGKPVIVGYSASNNVQITTTNLDKLGDIIDRSTAAGANQIGSISFSVSNDMQKKLREELVNAAVADAASKADMLAGSLGVEITGVQTSSISENGAPRMYYAMIEEAKDSGAGSTPIQPGESTVSMSVQVTYYIG
- a CDS encoding IS1 transposase; the protein is MTDNWKAYAEFLPDEVHTRSKAETYTVEGYNSIFRHFLARLRRKTKCYTKSLEMLKYSVLLLMKYRNNELTILN